ACCAAGCCTGTAGCGCATCCACACTCATCTTCTTGGGACTTCCTGATTGCCTAACACTCCTCTATGCCGGATGTTGGGTCTGCTAGGTACTAGCATTTTCTTGGAGCTTGTCTTGCGGCCCATAGTCCCCGCGCTGAGCGTTTATAGTTTGCTCACACATCTCGGCAGGCGCGGGGAGCTATTTGCAGAACGTGAGGCTCGCATCCTTCGTACCCTTGTGCTCGGAAGGCTTCTAGGCTGCTTGCGCCTACATAGCTTCGCGCAAGATTGCATCATAGTACTTCACCATTCGTGGTTTCTACTTTATAAAAAGCCGCTTACGTACGTATAAACGCTCTTAGATATTATGTCTTTCCCTTCTTTCGATACCCTCCAGCGCTTGCTCAAGATGGAGCGCGACGCTGACCGCCAACAGTACCACAGCCAGATGATTCAAACGCCACTGTCGGAGCGTAAGACCAAGGGTTGGAGCTGGTATCCGGTGCGGCTGGCCGGCAGCGATATTGGACTGGGCGAACAGTATCAGCTCAGCCTTGAGCGCCCTTACCAAGCCGATGCCTCGGCCTTTCAGGTTGGGGGGCGGGTGTCTATCTTCCATCTTGATGCCAATGGGGTGGCTGCCGACACACTCCCCGGGGTCATTGTGGCGCTGTGGAAAGACCGGATGCGGGTGGCGCTCAGTGTCGAGGAGCTGCCCGATTGGCTCGACGAGCCCCGCCTAGGGGTCGATATGCTCTTTGATGACCTCACTTACCAAGAGATGGAAACCGCCCTTGAGCAAGTTATCAGAGCCAAAGAAGGACGTTTGGCCGAACTGCGAGCCACCCTCACAGGGCAGAAGCCCGCAAGTTTTGCGGCAGAGGTACCACATTATTATCACATAGCCACGCTCAATGAGTCTCAAAATGAGGCGCTGCGACAGGTGCTGGCTGCCAAAGATGTAGCCCTAGTACACGGCCCTCCGGGAACGGGCAAGACCACCACCTTAGTCGAGGCAATCAAACTTACCCTCGACACCGAAAAGCAGGTGTTGGTATGTGCCCCCAGCAATACCGCCGTAGACCTACTTACGTTGCGCTTGGCGCAAAAAGGCCTGCGGGTACTGCGTATTGGCAACCCGGCTCGTATCGATGAAGACTTGGTGCAGTACAGTCTCGATGCCCAACTATCGGCTCACGACGACTATCGCTACCTCAAACAACTCCGTAAACAGGCCGACGAGTACCGCCGTATGGCCGGAAAATACAAACGTAAGTTTGGCAAAGATGAGCGCGAGCAACGCCAACTGCTCTATACCGAAGCCCGAAAAATAAGCGAAGACGCTCAGGCGTTGGAGAAATATATGCTCAACGATCTGCTCCAAAAAGCGCAGGTCATCACTGCCACCCTAGTGGGGAGTGTCAACAAATACATCCGAGCCAAGCAGTTTAGTACTGTATTTATTGACGAAGCCGGGCAAGCCCTAGAACCGGCCTGCTGGATTCCGATTCAGAAGTCCGAACGGGTGATTTTTGCCGGCGACCACCGACAGCTGCCCCCTACGGTCAAGTCCTTTGAAGCCGCGCAACAGGGCCTGAGCCGTACGCTGTTTGAGCGACTGATGCACACCCAGCCCGAAGCCTCTGCATTGCTGCGCACCCAGTACCGGATGCACGAGCAAGTGATGCAGTTTTCCAATGAGCAATTTTATGAAGGCAAGCTCATTGCCGATGAAAACGTAGCCCAACACAGCCTGCTCTCGCCCGAAGCCGAACCGCAGCCTATCCTCAGCCAAGCAGTGAGCTTTATCGATACAGCAGGGTGTGGGTTTGAGGAGCAACAAAACCCCAAAACACGCAGCCGTGCCAACCAAGAAGAGGCGCAGCTCTTGCTCCGACACCTTACCCAACTAATACAAGCCTTACAGTGGACCCCCAAGGGGCAGCTCAAAACCGATTTTTCGATTGGGATTATATCCCCCTATGCTGCTCAGGTAGAGTTACTGCAGCAGCTATTGGCCGAAGACAGCTTTCTGCAAGGCATCCGTGATTTTGTACAAATTAGTTCGATTGACGGATTTCAAGGTCAAGAGCGCGACATCATCTACCTCTCCCTTGTGCGCAGTAATGAAGACAACGAAATCGGCTTCCTATCTGATACCCGCCGGATGAACGTAGCCCTCACCCGTGCCCGCAAGCGCCTAGTCGTCATCGGGGACAGCGCCACCATTGGTGGGCACTCCTTTTATGAGGCTTTTTTGAATTATGTGGAGCGTATCGGGGCATACCAAAGCGCCTGGGAGTATATGGCATAGACACACTAGAAATTTTCTCTGTTGTAGACATTTGTCCCCAATCAAAACAAGTGTATCTTGGGAGAGGTACTACACAAATTTTATCGGTCAAAAACGCATTACAAACCGGCCTGTGTTGTATCTTCGCAAGCTTTTGTCTGATTTATTTATAATAAATTGATTATCAGGCGATTGTGATGTTACTTTCTTTTTTGACAATATGATGATTTTATGTGGAATGACAATGCCTCTCTTAGCCCTGAGCAGATAGCCGATGCCTTGGCAACAGACTTATATGCGGTTTGTGCCGATTTTGCTTCTCCCGAAGAGGTTTTAGGACTTCGTCAAGCGCTTCTGGCGCAACAGCAGGCAGGGGCAATGCAGCAAGCCGCCATTGGCCGAGGTGAGCAGCAACAAGTCCGTCCGGATGTACGCAACGATAAAATTGTGTGGTGGGAGCCACAAAAGCTACAAAATCCAGTAGAAATTGCTCTCTATGAGCGTTTACAAGCACTTCGTATTTGCCTCAACCGTAGCCTGTATCTAGGTATCAACTATACAGAATTGCACTATGCTTATTACCCTATTGGGGGGCATTATGAGGCGCACTATGATGCTTTCAAGGGTGTAGGGCGGCGCAAAGTGTCGTTTGTATTGTACCTAAACCCAGACTGGCAGCCCCAACACGAAGGAGAGCTTCGTTTGTTGTTTGAGGGGCAAGCCCCCATCGACATTGCGCCTTTGGCTGGCACCTTGGCTTGTTTTCTAAGTACGGAGGTACTGCATGAGGTGCGGCCTACCAAAGCACCACGGTATAGCCTGACGGGGTGGATGCGCCACAGCGACCTACAAGATATGCTTTTGGCCAATGCCTAGTACACAGGCTCCTCTGTGGTTTGATACCAAAATAGAGGGTTATTTGTCTGTCATATCTGAGGGGGGCGGCTTATAAGACCTGCCCGGGGGTATCTCCATCAGGGTTGCGCCACCATTGTAGCCACGTTTGCCAGCAGATATAAATATCAAGTAGGAGAGACCGGTTTTGGACATACCAAACGTCTAGGGCAAATCGGGATTCCCAAGGCAGGGCGTTGCGCCCGTGGATTTGTGCCCAGCCTGTAAGCCCCGGTTTTACGTGATGCCTGCGGCGCTGTTCGGGGGTCATCTTGGATAAGTATGCTACGGGCAGTGGTCGCGGCCCGACAAGACGCATATCTCCTCGAAGGATATTCCACAGTTGTGGC
This genomic window from Eisenibacter elegans DSM 3317 contains:
- a CDS encoding sugar transferase; protein product: MHQNITTHTAYHTRWFFVQQRIGKGERPFWMYKFRTMREAYNAQGVPLPDELRLTPWGRWLRKYSFDELPQLWNILRGDMRLVGPRPLPVAYLSKMTPEQRRRHHVKPGLTGWAQIHGRNALPWESRFALDVWYVQNRSLLLDIYICWQTWLQWWRNPDGDTPGQVL
- a CDS encoding 2OG-Fe(II) oxygenase, with the translated sequence MWNDNASLSPEQIADALATDLYAVCADFASPEEVLGLRQALLAQQQAGAMQQAAIGRGEQQQVRPDVRNDKIVWWEPQKLQNPVEIALYERLQALRICLNRSLYLGINYTELHYAYYPIGGHYEAHYDAFKGVGRRKVSFVLYLNPDWQPQHEGELRLLFEGQAPIDIAPLAGTLACFLSTEVLHEVRPTKAPRYSLTGWMRHSDLQDMLLANA
- a CDS encoding AAA domain-containing protein, translating into MSFPSFDTLQRLLKMERDADRQQYHSQMIQTPLSERKTKGWSWYPVRLAGSDIGLGEQYQLSLERPYQADASAFQVGGRVSIFHLDANGVAADTLPGVIVALWKDRMRVALSVEELPDWLDEPRLGVDMLFDDLTYQEMETALEQVIRAKEGRLAELRATLTGQKPASFAAEVPHYYHIATLNESQNEALRQVLAAKDVALVHGPPGTGKTTTLVEAIKLTLDTEKQVLVCAPSNTAVDLLTLRLAQKGLRVLRIGNPARIDEDLVQYSLDAQLSAHDDYRYLKQLRKQADEYRRMAGKYKRKFGKDEREQRQLLYTEARKISEDAQALEKYMLNDLLQKAQVITATLVGSVNKYIRAKQFSTVFIDEAGQALEPACWIPIQKSERVIFAGDHRQLPPTVKSFEAAQQGLSRTLFERLMHTQPEASALLRTQYRMHEQVMQFSNEQFYEGKLIADENVAQHSLLSPEAEPQPILSQAVSFIDTAGCGFEEQQNPKTRSRANQEEAQLLLRHLTQLIQALQWTPKGQLKTDFSIGIISPYAAQVELLQQLLAEDSFLQGIRDFVQISSIDGFQGQERDIIYLSLVRSNEDNEIGFLSDTRRMNVALTRARKRLVVIGDSATIGGHSFYEAFLNYVERIGAYQSAWEYMA